CGTTCTGGATTTTGgacaaaataggtacctacattattatttattaatgaatattaaataatttgtccACAGGCTCATCCAGAGGCAAGCGCGCGCGCACCGCGTTTAGCGCTCAGCAGATCAAGAGTTTAGAGGCAGAGTTCGAGAAAAACCGATACTTGTCAGTAGCGGCCCGTGGTCGGCTGGCGAGGCAGTTACGGCTTACAGAAACACAGGTAAAGTGTGCAATCTAATGAACTTTAGCccctttaaataataaatattggggaacatcttacacagattaagcccctaaactaagcaaaacttgtaatATGggtttagcgataagaccgcctgttgtttacctttgttcgagttgattccttgttttgtatggttgtattttatcaaggtgtgcaataaagagtatttgtattgtattgtatacccATATTATACgtagtatttgtatatatatcgtcgcctagtacccactaggcgacgatatacatacaaatacttatatattacatatgtagaaaacatccatgactcaggaacaaatatatgcccttaccgggattcgaacccatcaGGACCATCGGCTTGGCAGGGTCACCTACCAACTAGGCGAGACCGGTCGTCAGATAGTCGTCAAATAAAGTTTTTGGGGAAAAATATCCGAAGCTTGTCAACAGTAGATAACAGCGTACGATATCCATATCACGCGCGCTATTTCCAAATTTCCTTTCCTTGCCCATTCAATGTCTAAAACGTCTGTTAAATTCTATACAATTTTGGTAGCCTCGCCTAAGGATTCAATGTTATAATTGTATAGAAGTTGGCCGGTTTGGCGTTTAAAAATACTACTGACTACCTTTATTTGCCATGTCATTACTTTAGATTTGTCTGTTACTAAGTAATAATTTTCCTTACAGATCAAAATCTGGTTTCAAAACCGACGCACGAAATGGAAACGGAAGTACACAAACGATGTAGAACTACTCGCGCAGCAATACTACAGCAGTCTTGGTATCGTCGCTCCCCGACCGATGTTCGTAGGCGACAGACTATGGATCTTTAATTACCCTAACAGAATCCCTCCTACGCAGCAACAGCAATGGATGAAATCCATCAACAACATCACACAACCACAGATACAAAGAAGCTTACCCTTTAAACCGGAAGTGCCGTTTCTGCCGCAGTATCCGAACGAACGCTTTTTTCCTGAACGCAACCTTTTGGCACCTGTCAAAGTTCCCGCTCAAACGCGCCTTTTGCCGCGCGAAGTTTATAGCAATATGGCGACGGCTCAAAGAAGTATGGATGTGTATAAGAATAATATTTTGAGTCATAGTCCAACTCAGGAGAACGTTGATCATTTGAGGAGGTTAGAAGAGAATTTTAGCatctaatattaatatcatatttACCAAAGATTTCTTAGTACGTACCTAAGCGAGGTTTTTCTCGCAATAGTTATGTAGGACTATCGGGACATTTAAGGGAAAATCGTTTCATCGTTGCGAATGGTCACAGAAAACTagttttatgtaattaattttagttttgaaatgtttatatttatctttgtaaataataaattcgtTAAGCAGGAGTCGTTACTTTTATTTTCACTACGCCTACTCGGAAAGGATATATTGTTCTTGCCGCCcaactagagatgggtagtgagtaaatactcaagagtaaatatcgagtaaatactcagtatttactcaaaatacccgtatttactcgtttttactcaaattggtgggtataaactatttagcgtgctgaaatggaaatacaaattagaaatattggtgtagtttgttatcggctactaagttaagcaatcaaatttatatgaattttattttatagacgtgctctccatacatgtaactatttttcacaaaaataaaattcagaaattaccagtgtattatacatcatctgataggtctttaaaaactaattgaatgtttctaaaaaagtttttttaataatatgaacagttttggaataaaacgataattaaggccgaaataatgtttatacctttataaatttcgaattcgttgttggaaaaatatccagaaaccgtcaaatcattgcccatataatacaaaacacaaaa
This Leguminivora glycinivorella isolate SPB_JAAS2020 chromosome 24, LegGlyc_1.1, whole genome shotgun sequence DNA region includes the following protein-coding sequences:
- the LOC125238768 gene encoding homeobox protein MSH-A — translated: MDSTEAMDVENATEKNDKKLPFSIESLLSDKFNDKDTNEAGASGDNDKVFDYPKYDDDNDESDDDKSDVDVESSTDAQELDKVADYQQSSSSRGKRARTAFSAQQIKSLEAEFEKNRYLSVAARGRLARQLRLTETQIKIWFQNRRTKWKRKYTNDVELLAQQYYSSLGIVAPRPMFVGDRLWIFNYPNRIPPTQQQQWMKSINNITQPQIQRSLPFKPEVPFLPQYPNERFFPERNLLAPVKVPAQTRLLPREVYSNMATAQRSMDVYKNNILSHSPTQENVDHLRRLEENFSI